The Fibrobacter sp. UWP2 genome includes a window with the following:
- a CDS encoding glutaminyl-peptide cyclotransferase: MRYSAVLFSALVAVLVSGVFAQAPRVQPEILDSVAHDPAHFTQGLFFDGKQLVESTGLYGKSGIYRYATPGGAVLDSSRLEERYFGEGSVAVGNDVFYLTWKSKKAFIFSRKPFAKKGAFRIPTEGWGLTYWRDALLMSNGSAELLQIALGAFNVVGIFTVTDGGKPVERLNELEVVDGKLYANIWQTPLIAVIDLPSGKVLKYLDFSQKAKGIEAKYPNADVLNGIAYDGKFLWITGKNWPWIYKVAVPK, encoded by the coding sequence ATGCGCTATTCTGCTGTTCTTTTCTCTGCGCTTGTCGCTGTGCTGGTTTCGGGCGTTTTTGCCCAGGCTCCCCGTGTGCAGCCCGAAATTCTGGACTCCGTGGCTCACGACCCGGCGCACTTTACCCAAGGGCTTTTTTTTGACGGGAAACAACTCGTAGAATCAACAGGTCTGTACGGGAAGTCGGGAATTTACCGCTATGCGACCCCCGGTGGCGCGGTTCTGGATTCCTCCCGCTTGGAGGAGCGTTATTTTGGCGAAGGTTCCGTCGCTGTGGGGAACGATGTTTTTTATTTGACCTGGAAGTCCAAGAAGGCGTTCATCTTTTCGCGTAAGCCTTTTGCCAAAAAGGGGGCGTTCCGCATTCCTACCGAGGGCTGGGGGCTTACGTACTGGCGTGACGCGCTCCTCATGAGTAACGGCAGTGCAGAACTTTTGCAAATTGCCCTGGGGGCGTTCAATGTGGTGGGGATTTTCACCGTGACCGATGGCGGCAAGCCAGTAGAGAGGCTCAACGAGCTCGAGGTTGTTGATGGCAAGCTTTACGCGAACATCTGGCAGACGCCGCTTATCGCGGTCATCGACTTGCCTAGCGGCAAGGTGCTGAAGTATCTCGATTTTTCGCAAAAAGCAAAAGGCATTGAGGCGAAATACCCCAATGCCGATGTGTTGAACGGGATTGCCTACGACGGCAAGTTCCTGTGGATTACTGGCAAGAACTGGCCGTGGATTTATAAAGTCGCAGTCCCTAAATAA
- the metG gene encoding methionine--tRNA ligase produces MKNFYVTTPIYYVNDAPHIGHSYTTVLADILTRFHKILGYQTFFLTGTDEHGQKVQRAAEKRGVTPQEHVDEYYHRFEDLWKKMGIGNDFFIRTTMPEHKAFVQECLQKLWDKGEIYSKEYEGWYSVGEERFFGEDELDENKCDPISHRPVEWLKEKNYFFKMGSYQQKLIDFLESHKDWIVPDYRWNEIRGFLRQPLNDLCISRPKARLSWGIPLPFDTDYVTYVWFDALLNYVSASTAFHKTYADGTPIWPATYHLIGKDILTTHSVYWPTMLMALDIPLPQHILAHGWWLVNGGEKMSKSAGNVVNPMDYMEKYGIDAFRYFLAREMVVGQDANFTHDAFVRRINSDLANDLGNVLNRVHRLVLNNFEGKLPAATAIGGAEKEVIELANKVIAEIKEGLPQARLSQSIETIMQLVRSINRYLEVKAPWKLAKDPALKDELATVLYVSAEAVRLSLCLLWPVIPGKAEEGLAMIGSKFQSADDLAWGILKGGEAFGEGKPLFPRIEEEVKKQEAQPKPKQNKPLMAADVPAAMDMRVAQIKEVADHPDATSLYVLKVDAGEGELRTICSGLKNSYKAEELKDRKILLFANLKPSALRGIMSQGMLFAGDLDNEAHTCRLVSVPEDAKPGDRALFKGVVPSEPRELKVKDFEKIALSVKGGCVFCDALALEVNGKPVTCDVADGSGVH; encoded by the coding sequence ATGAAAAATTTTTACGTTACTACCCCGATTTATTACGTTAACGACGCCCCGCATATCGGGCACTCCTACACCACCGTCCTCGCGGACATCCTCACTCGCTTCCACAAAATCCTGGGCTACCAGACGTTCTTCTTGACCGGTACCGACGAACACGGTCAGAAGGTGCAGCGCGCCGCCGAAAAGCGCGGCGTGACCCCGCAGGAACACGTGGACGAGTACTACCACCGCTTCGAGGACCTGTGGAAGAAGATGGGTATCGGTAACGACTTCTTTATCCGCACCACAATGCCCGAACACAAGGCCTTTGTGCAGGAATGTCTGCAGAAGCTCTGGGACAAGGGCGAAATCTACTCGAAGGAATACGAGGGCTGGTACTCCGTGGGCGAAGAACGCTTCTTCGGCGAAGACGAACTCGACGAGAACAAGTGCGACCCCATCAGCCACCGCCCGGTAGAATGGCTCAAGGAAAAGAACTACTTCTTCAAGATGGGTTCCTACCAGCAGAAGCTGATTGACTTCCTCGAAAGCCACAAGGACTGGATTGTGCCGGACTACCGCTGGAACGAAATCCGCGGGTTCCTGCGCCAGCCGCTGAACGACCTGTGCATCAGCCGCCCGAAGGCCCGCCTCAGCTGGGGCATTCCGCTGCCGTTCGACACCGACTACGTGACCTACGTGTGGTTCGACGCGCTCCTCAACTACGTGAGCGCCTCCACCGCCTTCCACAAGACTTATGCCGACGGCACGCCAATCTGGCCCGCCACTTACCACCTGATCGGTAAGGATATTTTGACCACCCACAGCGTGTACTGGCCGACCATGCTCATGGCTCTCGACATTCCGCTCCCGCAGCACATTTTGGCCCACGGCTGGTGGCTCGTGAACGGCGGCGAAAAGATGAGCAAGTCCGCAGGCAACGTGGTAAACCCGATGGACTACATGGAAAAGTACGGCATCGACGCGTTCCGTTACTTCCTCGCCCGCGAAATGGTGGTGGGTCAGGACGCCAACTTCACGCACGACGCCTTCGTGCGCCGCATCAACAGCGACCTCGCGAACGACCTCGGCAACGTGCTGAACCGCGTACACCGCCTGGTGCTCAACAACTTTGAAGGCAAGCTCCCCGCCGCCACCGCCATCGGCGGCGCCGAGAAGGAAGTCATCGAACTTGCGAACAAGGTGATTGCCGAAATCAAGGAAGGCCTTCCGCAGGCCCGCCTCTCCCAGTCCATCGAGACCATTATGCAATTGGTGCGTAGCATCAACCGCTACCTCGAAGTCAAGGCCCCGTGGAAGCTCGCGAAGGACCCCGCCCTCAAGGACGAACTCGCGACCGTGCTCTACGTTTCCGCCGAAGCCGTACGTCTCTCGCTCTGCCTGCTGTGGCCGGTAATTCCGGGCAAGGCCGAAGAAGGCCTCGCCATGATCGGTTCCAAGTTCCAGAGCGCCGACGACCTCGCTTGGGGAATCCTCAAGGGTGGCGAAGCGTTCGGTGAAGGCAAGCCGCTCTTCCCGCGTATTGAAGAAGAAGTCAAGAAGCAGGAAGCCCAGCCGAAGCCCAAGCAGAACAAGCCGCTGATGGCTGCCGACGTGCCCGCAGCGATGGACATGCGCGTCGCCCAGATCAAGGAAGTGGCCGACCATCCGGACGCCACGAGCCTCTACGTGCTCAAGGTCGATGCCGGCGAAGGCGAACTCCGCACCATCTGCAGCGGCCTCAAGAACAGCTACAAGGCCGAAGAACTGAAGGATCGCAAGATTCTCTTGTTCGCAAACCTCAAGCCGAGCGCCCTCCGCGGAATCATGAGCCAGGGCATGCTCTTTGCGGGCGACCTCGACAACGAAGCACACACTTGCCGCCTCGTCTCCGTGCCCGAAGACGCTAAACCGGGTGACCGCGCCCTGTTCAAGGGAGTGGTCCCGAGCGAACCGCGCGAACTCAAGGTCAAGGACTTCGAGAAGATTGCGCTCTCCGTGAAGGGTGGCTGCGTATTCTGTGACGCCCTCGCGCTCGAAGTGAACGGCAAGCCCGTGACCTGCGACGTCGCCGACGGTTCTGGCGTGCATTAA
- a CDS encoding nitroreductase family protein — MSFIELAKNRYSCRAFTAQAVEPEKLAQVLEAGRLSPTAINAQPVTVKVVKSPEALEKIRGITRMAYNAPVVLMVCYDEPNCYTAEKYNDSFNSGVMDSSIVTSSMMMQATDLGLATLWARGFNAAEIERAFNFPNNLKLACLLDIGYADPENGGPSPRHPVRKSMEEFASEV; from the coding sequence ATGTCTTTTATCGAACTTGCCAAGAATCGCTATAGCTGCCGTGCCTTTACCGCCCAGGCCGTAGAACCCGAAAAACTCGCCCAGGTGCTGGAGGCGGGTCGCCTGAGCCCGACGGCAATTAACGCTCAGCCTGTAACCGTGAAGGTCGTCAAGTCCCCCGAGGCTCTGGAAAAGATCCGCGGCATTACCCGCATGGCCTACAACGCCCCCGTTGTGCTCATGGTCTGCTACGACGAACCCAACTGCTATACCGCCGAAAAGTATAACGACAGTTTTAACAGCGGCGTGATGGACTCAAGCATCGTTACCTCCTCCATGATGATGCAGGCGACCGACCTCGGCCTTGCGACCCTCTGGGCTCGAGGTTTTAATGCGGCTGAAATTGAACGTGCGTTCAACTTTCCGAACAACTTAAAACTTGCCTGCCTTTTGGATATCGGCTACGCCGATCCCGAGAACGGCGGCCCTTCGCCCAGGCACCCGGTGCGCAAGAGCATGGAAGAATTCGCCAGCGAAGTGTAA
- a CDS encoding DUF4160 domain-containing protein: MPQIFKIGSFWVYFWSNENDPLEPIHVHVSESAPTANATKIWITKAGKCLLAHNNSRINPTILQNILRIIEARNEEVINKWKEFFGTITYYC, from the coding sequence ATGCCGCAAATCTTTAAAATAGGTTCTTTCTGGGTTTATTTTTGGTCCAACGAAAACGATCCGTTGGAGCCAATCCACGTTCACGTGTCTGAAAGCGCACCCACAGCAAACGCCACAAAGATCTGGATTACAAAAGCAGGCAAATGCCTACTAGCCCATAACAATTCTCGCATCAATCCAACAATTCTTCAAAATATCCTTCGGATTATTGAAGCGAGAAACGAAGAAGTCATCAACAAATGGAAAGAATTCTTCGGAACAATTACATACTACTGCTAG
- a CDS encoding zinc-ribbon domain-containing protein — translation MKYCLKCARQIGDEHSFCPYCGSSQKWEKNIESEKNLVKRLQNCQSS, via the coding sequence ATGAAATACTGTTTAAAGTGTGCGCGACAAATTGGAGATGAGCATTCGTTTTGTCCATATTGTGGATCATCACAAAAATGGGAAAAGAATATTGAATCTGAAAAAAATCTAGTGAAACGTCTTCAAAATTGCCAATCATCATAG
- a CDS encoding OB-fold putative lipoprotein, with amino-acid sequence MPIIIGLVIAMMIVSVIIAFIEKSNIEKSNYSYKTTQTRVQEKSFSSPVISVSAKQILSDFNSNEVRAGDQYNGKRVRISGCAASIDNMMGILSVYINSCGGDFDIDYVRAQFPNRAKEKLSRLNKGQKVVVECTIDDGGDIMGVAASNCILK; translated from the coding sequence TTGCCAATCATCATAGGATTGGTTATTGCAATGATGATTGTTTCTGTCATTATTGCATTTATAGAAAAATCAAATATTGAAAAATCGAACTACTCATATAAAACTACGCAAACACGGGTACAAGAGAAATCGTTCTCTTCACCGGTAATATCCGTTTCGGCAAAGCAGATTTTGAGTGATTTTAATAGTAATGAAGTTCGTGCTGGAGATCAGTATAATGGCAAACGTGTTAGAATATCAGGGTGTGCTGCAAGCATTGATAATATGATGGGGATTTTGTCTGTTTATATCAATTCCTGTGGAGGTGATTTTGATATTGATTATGTACGTGCGCAATTTCCTAATAGAGCAAAAGAAAAATTATCCCGATTAAATAAAGGACAAAAAGTTGTTGTTGAGTGTACAATTGACGATGGTGGTGATATCATGGGTGTTGCCGCATCTAATTGTATATTGAAATAG
- a CDS encoding RDD family protein — protein MENEDLEYVGFWARVVATIVDSLLLIIVTFPFLLIFYGLDYLDSEGLVVGPVDFLLSYVFPIVATLVFWFWKQATPGKMALSAKIVDARTGNEPSAGQYIGRYFAYILSALPLCLGFLWIAFDSKKQGWHDKLAGTVVIRPKNHTEAVKFEKD, from the coding sequence ATGGAAAATGAAGATCTTGAGTATGTCGGATTCTGGGCAAGGGTGGTAGCAACAATTGTTGATTCTTTGTTGCTCATTATTGTTACGTTTCCTTTTTTACTTATTTTCTATGGGTTAGATTATCTAGATAGCGAAGGGCTTGTTGTTGGCCCAGTAGATTTTCTTTTGTCTTATGTTTTTCCGATAGTTGCTACGCTTGTTTTCTGGTTTTGGAAACAGGCAACTCCTGGAAAAATGGCTTTATCTGCAAAAATTGTTGATGCAAGAACCGGTAACGAACCGTCGGCAGGGCAATATATTGGTCGTTATTTTGCATATATTTTGTCTGCTCTACCTTTATGTCTTGGATTTTTATGGATTGCTTTTGACTCCAAAAAACAGGGCTGGCATGATAAACTTGCAGGAACTGTTGTGATAAGGCCGAAGAATCATACAGAAGCAGTAAAATTTGAAAAGGATTAA